A genomic stretch from Helianthus annuus cultivar XRQ/B chromosome 1, HanXRQr2.0-SUNRISE, whole genome shotgun sequence includes:
- the LOC110873220 gene encoding PRA1 family protein B4 — protein sequence MASSSPAILPISNPQTIESQAPVATPAFRAFINNITENVRSGLSTRRPWSELVDRSAFSKPDSITDAAGRIRKNYTYFRINYLTIIAAVLGFSLLTNPFSLITLLGLLAAWLFLYLFRPSDPPLVILGRTFSERETLGLLIVSSIVVIFLTSVGSVLISALLLGTAVVAAHGAFRTPEDLFLDEQEPGASTGFLSFLSGAATNAAAPVVAAAARA from the coding sequence ATGGCATCATCATCACCGGCGATCCTCCCAATCTCAAACCCCCAAACCATTGAATCCCAGGCTCCTGTAGCCACCCCTGCCTTCCGTGCCTTCATCAACAACATCACCGAAAACGTCCGATCTGGCCTCTCCACCCGCCGCCCATGGTCCGAACTCGTCGACCGTTCAGCATTCTCCAAACCCGACTCCATCACCGACGCCGCCGGCCGGATCCGCAAGAACTACACCTACTTCCGCATCAACTACTTAACCATCATCGCCGCTGTTCTGGGTTTCTCTCTCCTCACAAACCCTTTCTCTCTCATCACCCTTCTGGGTCTTCTTGCCGCCTGGCTGTTTCTATACCTGTTCCGTCCGTCGGATCCGCCGCTGGTGATCCTGGGCCGTACGTTCTCCGAGCGTGAAACCCTAGGGCTGTTGATTGTGTCGAGCATTGTGGTGATCTTTCTGACGAGTGTTGGATCTGTGTTGATCTCCGCGTTGCTTCTTGGAACGGCGGTTGTTGCTGCTCATGGTGCGTTTAGGACTCCTGAGGATTTGTTTCTTGATGAGCAAGAGCCTGGTGCTTCCACTGGATTCCTATCTTTCCTTAGCGGCGCCGCCACTAATGCCGCGGCCCCGGTTGTTGCTGCTGCAGCCCGTGCCTAA